The genomic segment ctttttcaacagACTGCATCCGGTCCTGAACGGGATAGAGTACACGAGAAGATCAGAGAATGCCAAAAAGAATTAGGTTCAACTGTAAACGAACTTACGAACGTTAAAAATGGAGTTATAACTCCTGAAACCGGCAAGCAAGTTCTTTGTGTTCATCGTAAATTGGGAATCATGGATCAGAATGGAGACATTGTTGCTGATGGGTACAAGAAACACGTTGAAGCTATTACTGATGACAAGGGTCGTCAGAAAGAGTTTCAAGGATGTAGCAAACCTCAAGGAGAAAATGCTGAAGTTAAAGCTATTAATTTTGATAAATGCTTCCAATCCATCTTACAAGTAATGGGTCGTGATTGATTTatctaaaaaataatttgttacagATATTAAGTATTATGATGTAAAATATATTCATttcctttaaataattttttttttcctgAAAAACGGCTATGGTAGAGTCAACTAGCCAGACTTGTTTTTGCTTGTTGTTAAAGTCACTGAATtttattgattgcagattcatagtcaaaaaTTTCTTATTATCAGAATATTAGTACTATATATAGGGTATTTCACGACGAACTTACACTATCTATTTATCGGAAACTACTTAGgcgatatttatgaaaattgttTTATGGAGATTACAAATTATGACGAacttaacccttaactggagacTTGCCGTCTGACAGACTACAGCATAAAgaattttgaacaccctgtacAAATAACTCCGCTCATCGGCACATCACTTCATCTATTCTTTATATTATTCGTTGACTATTAGTGACCAGACTTAGGTAAAGAAGTACGCATATTTGGAAAAATTATAACCGAAACCGAAAATCAGTTTTAGTTAGTCTGTTAGACGGCACGTCTCGGTTCAggttacattttgtttcattgaaaACGTCGCGTATTTGTTACAATCATGGCCGGTCTATCAAAAAAAATCCGTTTTACCAATGCTGATTTTGAAGATACAGCTTTGAAGTAGTTTGACGAATTAGACAGTGACGCTAGTGATGTTGATCAAGTACAAGATGATGTTTATTTAGAATCTGATAGCATATAAATAGCATCTGATAGCATAAATGCATACATACTGTAccaaagttacaaaaacaattctAAAATTCAAGAAAAATCTGCTTTTGCTAAAATATTAGCAAAACAATTAGTAGGTCATATGAAGCGAAAAATGGGTAATTTTCATGTACCGCGGCTAATTCGTGCTAGTATAGCGAGTATTCTTCACGGTTCTTCAAGAAGAACCGTATGACAAAATATCTTTGTGGCCGATGAAGAAAACCTGTGAGTCTTCAGTGTACGAAACCAATTTGTACCAATTGTATGTAACTTTTACAGTTGCTGGACATTTTTTTCAACATCAAAATAATTACGCgagttaatttttacgtaattcaGTATCTGTTAGTGCTTTTCATATAAAAAACTTACttgatgtatatttattttttcactgtaatgaaaattaaaaaatgtaactgTCACAAACTGTAAATGACTAGCTGTTAGAAAGtcatagttatttttttattctctgacaATATTTTGAGTTTCTTTACTGTGTTCAATTGCAAATACAAACAACTTTTAAAGttctattaaatatattaaaaaagtttgtaagtttaGTTCGTATCCCCTCTCCTACATTGTAGTCTGTCAGACGGCATGTCTCTCTGTGTATTAAAATAGGGTCTCTTCAGTTAAgggttaaagaaaatattttagtaGGCATACCTTTTTCAGTTATACCGGTTATGTagcaactttgttattttaaatccACTCACCGGCACGAAAAACGGAGCACttgcattgttaaaataaaaattttaaattgtaattctgtttaaacttttattattacaataacgTACATACAAAAGTATTTGCTTTTCCAACCCTTTGTCTAATTGTTCGTTGATTTACGTTAGTACGTATACTAAAAATAGTTTGTTTCGTTTAtgtttatgttattataataatacagagtgcccagaaactctcctgacaaacgaagaccagaGATTCCTTAGATAATTATCGttaattagtttttgttaaatacctccagaacgcttctatttggaaaaacgaaaactggtaccattatttatcctccagagttgaATGGATTtcattaattgcgaatttctagtaccgatcaAAGGCGTctgttttgggtaggtcaacggttattttaacgcataactttttagTCTTTACCTTTTAAGTATTCCCATCTTCTTTATctgaccttcctctataaacgtcaacacctaatccttctcaacaattgttgcttttaaaacaaccattctctctacactactgtcacaacactccctccaaaagaatttcttcagccccctattgttaacatcacatctattatacctcactatttcattattacaatcttcacgtttacatcatattcctgtccattcttttttcttttcctaTTTCTCTGTCaattcatatatctaccatccactcattagttctaaactcagtaaccatttaaacacaatccagcaattcatcagaattcactttctcccactttgccaaaacccttaatcaacccttgctcccccctctcttagtcaacaacttagtacatcatactcacaaataaaatttcagacTTTTATGTACCGAatttaatataatcaaaatatattttgttcagggtgctagatgctttaagcatgaaggacctctttcatctctaattttgttgattaactcatttattttcctttaacccactctcctttattctttagtcatttcatttacttttattcctgccaagtctctgaggatctcagccttttcaatttcttaaatttaatcacatatattataactttaattccttcagccggaagatttttaatcccttttctcaatctattggactcacttatattaaattttttacgatacgagcagtattaaacaatctcatttaaatacgaagtcttacattagctacaaatatatactatttattttttccttgtcctagatctaagcaacataaaaggacatttccatatatttaagctaattcgtcacaaattacactttttagaccacactccatacgataaagagtaacataagctgcctaatgcatacgtcattctcttaaacatgaccttcaacaacaccagtaatttacatattttatatccaatattaaataattatagaaaaaattttaaatcccaacacctggattgctgttatcattttaacatcatcaaaatttttttattcttttggctgtagtaatactatgtttaactgatattgtttcatggtacattgacattttgtttttgacaccgttcatgggtatcttcttatcaatcagttaccagctgaagtccgtttgaagaggtttactctccggacactggaactcacttaagcatgggtgtatgttacctgaagtaaaatttaattaaaatattaaacatcatataatattattaacatcatgtacaatctttggtaatacattacattttaaagggtttttacccaaatattttggtggctcaggcatggtaacctgtaagtataaccattttgtttttttaacctttgtcaaaattttaaaccacgtttgctgtaattaaatggtttatacttattttaggtattttaacctgatgatggaacagttgttccgaaaacgttcgtgcttttaatgttgcccttttaagggtttttataaaataaaatatacccacatacaaagactaacctcttttgttatacgtggtatacagccagctgcaggaattattttccttgtggattttttttttttttaagtattcatgatacttaatttattattgtttattaccCAAAGACTTAACGAGATCAAAAGATCGCTTTAGAAACACAACtcaaaataacagaaagaagacaGTTACAAAGTGAAAGGGTCATTGACCCACAAACCATTCGGGCACTCAATAAAGACATATCGAAAGCTGTGAGAAGAGATATTAGGAAATTTAAACATGAAAAAATCGTACAGACTATAGAGCAAACCAGGAGCATGAAGGTAATGAGACGAAAAATGGCGACAAGTTGAAAAGAAATTTTCCAGCTTAGGAATAAAGAGGGTGAAGTAACAACAGACAGACAGAAACTTGAAATAGTCGAAGAATTCTACACTATATTATACACAAACCAAATTAACAATAACGTAAATGAAGACGGTAGACAAAAGGTTTAAAACCAGGGATCTGAGGACATTCCAGAAATTACTCAAGATGAGATATAATATGcactcaaaaaaatgaaaaacaacaaggcGCTAggagatgatggaatagttacagAAGCTATAAACCTTGGCGGAACTTCTCTTCTGAAAAAAATACGAGTCCTCTTTAATATCTGCTTGTATAGTCAAAAAATTCCTATAGCTTAAAATAACTCCATTACAATTCttctgcataaaaagggtgacaaCATGAACCTAAAGAATTACAGGCCTATTTCTATACCATTTCTATACTCAACCATTTATACAAGCTGTACACCAGAATAATAACCAATCGATTGGAAGCAAAATTTGAGCTATATCAGCCAAGAGAACGGGCTGGTTTTTGCCCCAACTACGGTACAAATGACCACCTACAGTGCATAATAGTCTTGATTGAAAAATCAATTGAATACAATAGACCTCTAGTTCTAACATTTATAGACTTCCATAAGGCGTTTGATACTATCGAACTAACCGCACTTCTAAAGGCATTGGAAGAGTGTCgaattgatcataggtacaccaATATTATAGAAATATATACAGAAATGCTACAACAACTATAAATCTGCACGGTCCTACCAATAAGATACATATCAGGAGAGGTATTCGACAGGGAGATACTATGTCGCCTAAGTTGTTCATTACTGTACTTGAACATGCTTTGAAGTCACTGGAATGGGAaagtaaaggaataaatattgatggtgagatgcttagtcatctacgattcgcagatgatattgttctgatttCAGATGACCTAAAGGCTGCCAGTGATATGTTGAATGAACTCAGCGATGCAGCACGTAAAGTAGGTCTAAATATTAACTaccaaaagacaaaaatgatgactAATTTAGTTCCGAGCCATCCTTTAAGGGTAGAAGACGTCGAAATTGAAATTGTTGATagctacatataccttggacatacGGTAAAAATTAGCAGAGATAATCAAACTGCTGAGCTGCTAAGAATAACACTGGGATGGGTAGTATATGGAAGACTccgtgatatttttaaaggtgaTATACCTACCAGCTTAAAAAGAAGAGCCTTTAATCAGTGTGTCCTGCCTCTCCTTACATATGGCGCAGAGACACTTATCCTAACAAGGACGTCTACACGAAAACTAGAAGTGACGCaacgtagaatggaaagatcattgttaggcataacgttgcgagatagggtaagaaacgaagaaatccgtagaaaaagtggtgtagaagacattataaaacaTATAGCCAAAAATAAATGGAGGTGGGTAGGACACGTCGCTAGAATGAACGATAATAGGTGGACCAACAAAATCTTGGATTGGAGACCGAAagcggatagacgaaacccgggaagaccacccacaagatggactgacgacataaagaggatttgtaccaactggattgcagcagcgcaagataggtctgaatggaggtttttcgaggaggcctatgttcagcagtgaacGACTATGTGCTGATGGTGATGATGATTCGTGATACTAGAGtgttaaattttcaggtattctagtactaagaGATACTCTTACTCTAAGTAGaatacaccgttttctagaaaaatcaatttgaaaatttttcgttttttcgtcatgaaacttaaattaatatctacctaaaggaaactaacacaaaagaacaagtatcaaagGTAGATAGTTATATAGTAAATATCAATGACCACTAATCTCTATGCTtaaatttgcctttttgcttAGAGAACGCCGAATGTTTGCAAAATttccaaagttatttctaaattctaaataggactaatggaagacaataaaaaaaaggattggtacgatgaagaatgcgagcaagctagtaaagacaaagacaaagcaagacacaggtgggtggccacagggaaacaagaagatctcctacactataaagagaagaagaaaggatcagacaaatgctgcaaaacaaaaaagaagaaatggatcgaagaattactgcaggaactcgaagccaatagtaatgacaatgcaagactatacaaatacataaaatcacagagaaaaaaagagataccggcaaatattggaaaaatggaatgggaaacacactatagagaactgtttaaaaagaaacACGATGCTGAAAACGCAAAAaatgaagaacaaacagaaaataggAATGGAGAACAATCAGAGCCTCCCTCATCCAgcgaagtattggaaaccataaacagattaaagacaaggaaagcagcaagaccagacgacattataaataagttcttcaagaaagggggagaggaactagcccacagaatccacaacctaatagaacgaatatgggAAAAAGAACGCATGCCGACCGACTGGAATTGTGGTCTGATAACACCAATCCCTAAAAAAGGCGACAAGACGAAATGcactaactacaggggaatcacgttattaaatacaatgtacaaaatattaactaatttgatcagacaaagaatagaaaaagaaactagaacaaaaataggtgaataccaacatggattcagagaaggtaagtcaacaatagatgcaagacacattgtaacgcaaatcgtcgaaaacagttacgagcacggaatagatctacatatactgtttattgactacaagcaagcttttgacagtgtaataagggaggagctaattaaggatatgaatcaatGAGGCATctaagaaaaactaataagtctcacgaaaatgacgatgaaggaatccaaggcacgaatcttaacaagggaaggcccgtcagatcaagtacaaatggaggtaggtgtcagacagggagactccctgtcaaCAACAATATATAACATTGCCATAgagggggcagtaagagcagccaaaattatgggaacgattatcgaatcttcagcccaactgatagcgtatgcagacgatattgcactggttactagagatttaaaaaccatgcagaacataatattaatactagataaagaagcaaagaagagagggctagtaataaaccaaagcaaaacgaaataccttaagtgttcaagagagaatatgaacatagagaaagaaattaagcttggtgcatatacatttgaaagagtacaccgtttcaaatacctgggagtgatggtgaatgacagaaataatagaacggatgaaataaatgaacgcatcctactgggtaataaaacctactggaactaccaaaaattcctgaaagaaaatcacattagtaagaaaaccaaattaaaaatttacaaggctgcaatcaggccagtgatcacctatggtgcagagacgatgtgcctaacacaaaaagatgaaatgagaTTGTAAAtcttagagagaaagataattcgacgaacaATGAGACCggtgtaggcgaatttagaaaattaaccaatgaagaaattaaagaagtcatcgagggtgaagacataatcaagttcgtgaagacgcaaaggctcaggtggctgggacacacagaaagagctataccagactctacgctaaagcgaataactggatggagaccaacaacaaagataccaaaggggagacccaaaacaagatggagagatcaagtcttaggagacataaagaagctgagaatctacaattggaaggagcgctgtaaggaccagaaagaatggaggaaaattatagacagggccaagtcacacacgctgctataataataaaaaaaacaacatgatttctaaattcgttgcaagcatcttgtatccttagcCAGAATTTCGTATTCCAAATTTCGTATCGAAACGGAATAAACACAATAATGGCAACGATTTAAATacggcgaccttgctggccaagcaACGACAGCGTCTTCCAATCCAATGGTCTTCGTAGTTAAGAAAATCTCGTACATTTCAGTCGGCCGGACagccgtcatgtagaaaccataagttttgccaaatatttaaaggcacatcatCTAACAAATCAGGTAAAACTTTTGCAGGAAATGTAagtaatcagcaccatttaaacgGGTAGGTAATTCCACAGGCTCAAGTAGATAATCGTTACCTACTCCTATCAAGAAGTttaaattcttgaacaacgtCGGGATTTTCACAAATGTACGAATAATATGATGCATTATGCACATTAgaaattccattttttgtgaatatAGCTTTGTTGCAAAACAAAATTTATCTgaaaaaaatcttcattttgatttttctgattttgtaaccatctaGCGAATTCCGCACAAACAGaaggatataaattttcgttgtgtaagTTACTTCCTTAGAAAGATTTTGAAATTGTGAAATTCGTGCcagatagtcttcgaacgcttatttctggattttccttaacttccattaaaataacatcATCATGTCGCTGTTTCATTATTTGTTGAGACCACTAAACTTGTCTCTCTTAATCGTTGATGAAGAGCTGTAAATGTTGAGTGTGTAAAATCATGATTGGAGAATTTTTTAAGATATCTATTAGTGTTAATCGAGCGTTACAACTTATTTCGCCATAAACTAAAACATATTagcgtattcctcattagtagaaacaatttttgttaaattgaaattgttatatttgAACGCCACACACTAAAAGGTAACCTTCGCGAACTGATCccaatttgacaatgaaaaacgtaagttatacttctgttgacagATCACGACaaactaattcaaaaaatattaatttaacttttatgacaaaaaaaaatttcaaatctacttttctagaaaacggtgtatcctatcgACTTAGAGTAGGAGTACCTTGTAGAAATAGAATACctgaaaatataataatctaGTATCAAGAATGCTTAAAAGATAAAAGacaaaaagttatgcgttaaaataaccgttgacctacccaaaatgatgcctatgatcggtactagaaattcTCAATTGATGAAATCGATTTAACTCTGGAAGATAAATAATcataccagttttcgtttttctaaatagaaacGTTCTGGGGGtatttaacaaaaactaaatagaagccgccatcttcaaagagctctagctcccttaggaagcattttcggactaagTGAAttggattaaattgtcttaaaattatctggtCTTCATTTGTGTGGGGAGTTTCTGGACATCCTGTATAAGTTTAAAGAGgattaaaatttaagtttttattttaaaaatgcaagagCTTCGTTTATCGTGCCGGTGAGTGTAGAACATTCtatatattattgcatttttaggTTTTGCGTAAAATTCTAGATAATATTTGTATTAAGTATCATAGGTCAAAACTaaccatatttttttaattttccatcttttttaaaacattttgacagagacaaacttttcaaagttaatatcttatttatttataataagacccagcaaaataacgcaaaagatggaaGACATATTAAGTTGTGAAATAGTACGAGATAAAACTACTTCTTATCCGTGGCTTATTGACTTCAGTCAGAATTAGACGTATGATGTCaaagacattttattttaatttcccaTGTTAGAACAAatcattgttaaataaattaggaCAGATGCTGTTGAAATATTGATatcaactaaacaaaatttaaatattagggCTTTATGTCATTTACATTAGGTAAGTTAAGGTTTGTAGGTACAATGTAAACTGTCAATTGTATTTACTTTTGGAACAAACTAAAGTCAGTCTTGACTGTTTACTCTACTGGTTCGtttcatttaaaagttttaaCAGATTATGGTGGACCAGACTAATTTTTCCGTTGGTAAATAGATAAACTTTGTATACTAGTGATTGGTAAGGTTAAAAATGGCAGTGAATTACATGTCTACAGCGCCAAAATTATCTTGTTGTAGAAGGTTTGTCCACGTATTTAGACGGAACTGAAATCGAAGTAGACAAACAAGAAACAGCTAAAGCCGAAGTAGTTATTTTGCTTAATCCatcgttatatatacatataaaacaaGCAAAAACCGCGAAAGAAATTTCGTACGTGAGAAAAATTAGTCTATTGAAAAGTCTAATTTCAACGCGATTGGAAGATTGCCGTTCAATGGCAAGTTATATGGGCCAAATAgttgaaaaagaacaaaaattaagTGGAACTGGTTTTAAAATTGACGATGAGTGGATAGGCCGCTACTTTTGGTGGGATTACCTGAGCGTTTTTCACCAATGATAATGGCGATCGAACATTCAGGAATTGTGATTTATACcgattcaattaaaataaaactgttGGAAATGAAAAGTGATGTTGGTAATACTGGTAGTGCGTTTGCAAGTGGTAGTAGTAACAAAACCAGAACCAATCACAACAGACGGTTTGAAAATAGAACCAATCACAGAAGAAGTGATGACGGCGTAAATGACAAGAAAGATAGAGATCTGTCAAAAATCAGATGTTATCATTGTAAACAAATCGGCCATTATAAAAATAACTGTCCAAAATTGAAGACATCCGAAAAACATGCGTTTAGTGCGGTGTTTCTCAATGGAAGCTTTAAGAAAACTGAGTGGTATGTGGACTCTGGAACTAGTGTTCATTTAACACCAAATGAAGACTGGATTAATAATAAAAGAGTAAGTGATACATGTGTTATTATAGTTGCTAACAAGAACATAGCCAAAGTAAAGTGTTCGGGTGATTTGGATTTAACAACTGATGTTGTTgagaataattttaatattctagTTCAAAATGCTCTTTGTGTTCCAGAACTTACAACTAACCTTTATCTGTCAGCAAATTAATATAGAATGGAACTCCGCTTTCATCTACGTTCACGATTCGATCACTAGTAAATTTGTACGTTTTGTAAATAGTCTCTAGGTTATCAAAAAACATGTCTACGGTAACTTTATTAAAACTGATGTTTCTGGCTAGACTTGTAGACTTCGGTTTTCGCAAAGATAAATTATTGTGACGCTTCATGAAACCTTTCATCCACTTAATTCCAGCAAAATGATTATCCGACCATGACTTTGACACATTCTTTTTCAAGCTTCGAAGCATACTCATATGCGAATGTTCGAATTTGAAAATAGGTTAATCCATACTGTAACTTCGAAGATTGATAAATATAATTTACTAGACTGTCctcttcttcatttaaaaaattctgctgtgttgtatattttgaagaaaactttttattttggatatttctgtatcatttatattttttcggTTCAGTGTTTTTAATCTTTTATGTAACATGGACTTCTTGAATCCATATCTCACTGCTACGTTTCTGATTGATCCGTCACCAGTTTTTATATCGCAAATGGCCTGAACTACTACGTTTTCAGAAATATTACTTCTATCAGTTTTTCTGATGTAGGTTCTCACCATTATTTCGAACTGTAAggtaaaaaaaagatattttaggttgttttgttttgaaagaaCCTATGGGGTACAAGTGGACACTGTTCACTTGTTCCCCTGTATGGTGTCCACATCTGCCACCTATGCATAGTTTTTCAAAAGTAccggatcttcttcttcttcttcttctttttggattttattctactgaataatcagccagtacaCTTGTTTTGTTAATTCTTGGGTCACTGTCGTGATTCTGAGAGTGAAAATATATCGTATGCCCTATTTTCAGTGAATATAGACATTTCATCTACATaatatctacattttatttatgttttctgttTTCTTATAAATGGTTTAAATGCTAATATTGGATAAGTTATTATGAAGGTTATAGTTTTATATGGTTGATCTGTAGGAATCTGagaagaattttgataattttagggttaatatcgcatagaagcattggtatgttaattgatctgtttaaaattttattggtaAAAGTACCGGATATCTGTTTTTAGGTTATGACTAGAACAAAACTGTAGAAACTTACCTGAtattaaatattacaatattCAAAATACGATGCACTTTACAAGGAAACACAGAATGTCACTAAATAATATTACAATCTCTAAAAAACTGTTAATTTACTTTTACGCGGCAAAAGTAACACAACCACCTGACACAAAATGGCAACTGACATTGAATGAATTTCTTGGCATAGAATTATATCACCATTGCCACCTAGGAGAGTGAGTTAGAACCACTCGAAAAGAAATCTAGACGTAAAAAAATCAACTGTCCACTTGTGCCTCTGTCCACATGTGCCTCCCCTTCCCCTCCGTCTGTAAAACTGCGGATAGATGACAATTTCCATAACAAGTAAATAATTAATGGTTGTAGTGTTCCAGGATGCGaaacagaataatatttcttATCCATGTAACTACAATGAAGAGGATGGCAGAATCGTAGATGGCATGaagaaatttttttgttaaaaggaGTTTCTTAAGTTTACAAAAGCCAGAACTATTTTCGCTAGGAACAGCTATTGGTTTTAACCCTTTATCTGTGTATATAACTTTTCAGCTATATCAACTTTAAATGATA from the Diabrotica undecimpunctata isolate CICGRU chromosome 1, icDiaUnde3, whole genome shotgun sequence genome contains:
- the LOC140438870 gene encoding uncharacterized protein, which translates into the protein MKLVYCLIIAMVCLTATASGPERDRVHEKIRECQKELGSTVNELTNVKNGVITPETGKQVLCVHRKLGIMDQNGDIVADGYKKHVEAITDDKGRQKEFQGCSKPQGENAEVKAINFDKCFQSILQVMGRD